The sequence GGTGGCTCATGGAAGGGTTCCGCGTACGTGCTGTCGTGACGGGTTGCAGCCGCACGACGGCGTCCAGGCCGCCGCCCGGTGCCGCGAGCAACGTGACGTCGCCACCGCCGGCGTCGGTGAGTCGCTGAACCATGGACAGTCCCAGGCCCGTGCCGTCGTGGTGCGTGTCTGCGCCACGCCAGAACCGGTCGAAGGCTCGTTTCCGGTCGGTCTCACTCATGCCCGGGCCTTGGTCAACGACGTGCAGTTCGACCAAGGCCGGCAATCGGTCCCCATCAGCTGGTGCGGCTGCGATCGCCAGAGTGATGATGGTCTCGGGAGGAGAAACATGAAGCGCGTTGGACAGCAGGTTGTCGATGATCTGCTCGAGTGCGCCAGAGACCGCCCACACCTGCCCGCCGCTGGTACCGGTCACGGTGATTCCGACGCTCTGTTCGGCGGCGAAGGCCGTCCACATGGCCGCCCGGTCGGCAACGACCGCATCGAGGTCGACGATCTCGGGGGTGATCGCCGAGTTCTCCAGCCGCGCAAGAGCGAGCAGTCCTTGGACCATGCGGCTGAGTCGCCCCACTTCACCGATCGCTTCGTTCAGGCTGGCCTGGGCGCAGGCAGCGAGGTGGGGCTCAAAGTTCTCCAGACGCAGGTGCAGCGACGTCAGCGGCGTCTTCAGCTGATGCGACGCCTCAGAGGCGAATGCTTCCTGGGCTTGGAGCAGGTGTTGGAGCCGAGTGGCCGTGCGGGTGAAGGTGGCGGCGAGCCGACGCAGCTCCGGCGGGCCGCGATCGGCGTCAGGAGGGTCGGTGAGACGGCCCTCGGCCAACTGCGTCGTGGCCTGTTCCAGAGCCCGCAGGGGACGGGTGGTCCAGCGGGCGAAGACGAATCCGACCAGGGCGACGGCGGTCAGCACGCCGACAGCAACGAGAACGAGTGCCATCCACGTGGCGTGGACCTTCTTGGCGAGGGGCGCCATCGAATAGACCGTCCGCACGACGCACGGGGTGGGGTCGCTGGAAGTGCCGGGCACGGTCGCGAACAGGACCTTGTCGCCTGGGGCGACATCTTCACTGATACCCGTGGCGGGTCGACCCCGTAGGGCCATGGCGATGTCCGGCTCAGAGGAGAGG is a genomic window of Streptomyces griseochromogenes containing:
- a CDS encoding sensor histidine kinase, whose protein sequence is MLLVLVALEVPFGFVYARSELTRFSNTAELGAVTFAAVCEEKLEHGLAADLPGIARGYAQRTGSSVIVIDRWGRVLTDTATSSAVGRNLSSEPDIAMALRGRPATGISEDVAPGDKVLFATVPGTSSDPTPCVVRTVYSMAPLAKKVHATWMALVLVAVGVLTAVALVGFVFARWTTRPLRALEQATTQLAEGRLTDPPDADRGPPELRRLAATFTRTATRLQHLLQAQEAFASEASHQLKTPLTSLHLRLENFEPHLAACAQASLNEAIGEVGRLSRMVQGLLALARLENSAITPEIVDLDAVVADRAAMWTAFAAEQSVGITVTGTSGGQVWAVSGALEQIIDNLLSNALHVSPPETIITLAIAAAPADGDRLPALVELHVVDQGPGMSETDRKRAFDRFWRGADTHHDGTGLGLSMVQRLTDAGGGDVTLLAAPGGGLDAVVRLQPVTTARTRNPSMSHRRIAPTAQPRRNRQPVGRRS